The Natator depressus isolate rNatDep1 chromosome 8, rNatDep2.hap1, whole genome shotgun sequence genome window below encodes:
- the RGS16 gene encoding regulator of G-protein signaling 16 isoform X1: MCRGLAALSTCLERAKQLKTRLGILLHKPELGHEAESFSTSEQGTKLRNSSEEALEWKKSFDHLLKSKNGVATFHAFLKTEFSEENLEFWLACEEFKKSRSKTKLSSKAHRIFKEFVQNEAPKEVNIDHETREITQKNLTAATSSCFDAAQAKTRTLMEKDSYPRFLKSTSYQDLTEQATSHSTSKRLHT; the protein is encoded by the exons AGCCAAACAACTCAAGACTCGTTTAGGGATCCTGCTTCATAAACCGGAGTTGGGACATGAGGCTGAGAGCTTCAGCACATCTGAGCAGGGCACCAAACTGAG AAACTCCTCAGAGGAAGCACTAGAATGGAAGAAGTCCTTTGATCACTTGCTGAAGAGTAAAA ATGGGGTAGCTACATTCCATGCCTTCCTGAAGACAGAGTTTAGTGAGGAGAACCTAGAGTTTTGGTTGGCTTGTGAGGAGTTCAAAAAGTCCCGGTCAAAAACTAAACTGTCATCAAAGGCCCACAGGATCTTTAAGGAgtttgttcaaaatgaagcacCTAAAGAG GTGAATATTGACCATGAAACCAGAGAAATAACCCAGAAGAACCTGACAGCTGCCACTTCTTCTTGTTTCGATGCTGCACAGGCAAAAACCCGCACTTTGATGGAGAAGGATTCCTATCCCAGGTTCCTGAAATCTACCTCCTACCAGGACTTAACAGAGCAAGCCACCAGCCATAGCACCAGCAAGCGGTTGCATACCTGA